A part of Vulcanisaeta moutnovskia 768-28 genomic DNA contains:
- a CDS encoding amidohydrolase family protein: MDKTDLIVRAKYVITMTNPLIIEDGAVAIDNGLIKAVGRASDVLSQYRGEEVINRDRHILMPGLIDTHTHTQQVLLRSFINDERLALPPLWTKLLIPFEELLNDELAYLSSLVSVIAMAKNGITYFIEAGAPRPRELIKAINEVGIRGVVTRSTFNVRGDKITDADDAIRGIEELLPEVNDRVRVWCSIRQVMMATEDLLLKVKDYCLNKGLGITYHLGEYQGEVDYALTKYGIRPLEVFDKLGLTLVRPTVIAHAVYLSSRERAIVRDRGLGIAWCPMVDSIAMGLHWLPMFNDALFGFGSDGGAFTSLDLLHETKIARAVGKALTVGITYDKSSFNSITMLRALTGWGGLLIGDNVGAIKEGFKADLITLRLNDARALPAYDPVESVVSFLDGHDVNDVLVGGRFIVRDGKLFSVSEDDIIEKLYAVMPIVNEKLNNIKYGAF; encoded by the coding sequence TAAGACCGACCTAATTGTGAGAGCTAAGTACGTAATAACGATGACAAATCCATTAATTATAGAGGATGGAGCCGTGGCCATAGATAATGGCCTAATTAAGGCGGTGGGTAGGGCAAGCGACGTACTCAGCCAGTATAGGGGTGAGGAGGTCATTAATAGGGATAGGCACATACTAATGCCAGGTCTCATTGACACCCACACGCATACACAACAAGTACTGCTCAGGTCTTTCATTAATGATGAGAGACTTGCGTTACCGCCGTTATGGACAAAGCTCCTAATACCCTTCGAGGAATTACTCAATGATGAGTTGGCATACCTATCCTCACTGGTGAGTGTTATTGCCATGGCTAAGAATGGCATCACATACTTCATTGAGGCTGGCGCACCGAGGCCTAGGGAGTTAATTAAGGCAATTAATGAGGTTGGTATTAGGGGTGTGGTTACGCGGTCGACCTTTAATGTACGTGGGGATAAAATCACTGATGCTGATGATGCCATACGTGGAATTGAGGAGTTGCTGCCGGAGGTTAATGATAGGGTTAGGGTTTGGTGTTCAATCAGGCAGGTAATGATGGCTACTGAAGACCTGCTCCTCAAGGTAAAGGATTATTGCCTAAATAAAGGGTTGGGCATAACCTATCATTTGGGTGAGTATCAGGGTGAGGTTGATTATGCACTTACTAAGTACGGTATTAGGCCTCTCGAGGTCTTCGATAAGCTTGGCTTAACGCTAGTAAGGCCTACGGTGATAGCCCACGCCGTTTACCTATCCAGTAGAGAAAGAGCCATTGTTAGAGATAGGGGGTTAGGCATTGCCTGGTGTCCAATGGTTGACTCAATAGCCATGGGACTGCATTGGCTACCCATGTTTAATGATGCGTTGTTTGGCTTTGGAAGTGATGGTGGTGCATTCACAAGTCTTGATCTGCTGCATGAGACTAAGATCGCTAGAGCCGTGGGCAAGGCATTAACTGTGGGAATTACCTATGATAAGTCCTCCTTCAACTCCATTACAATGCTTAGGGCACTCACGGGCTGGGGTGGCCTATTGATTGGGGATAATGTTGGGGCGATTAAGGAGGGGTTTAAGGCTGATTTAATAACGCTTAGGCTTAATGATGCTAGGGCATTACCTGCGTATGATCCCGTGGAGTCCGTGGTATCGTTTTTGGATGGCCATGATGTTAATGACGTATTGGTGGGTGGTAGGTTTATTGTTAGGGATGGTAAATTATTCAGTGTTAGTGAGGATGATATTATTGAGAAGTTGTATGCAGTGATGCCTATTGTTAATGAGAAATTGAATAATATTAAGTATGGGGCTTTTTAA